A window of Aquila chrysaetos chrysaetos chromosome 19, bAquChr1.4, whole genome shotgun sequence genomic DNA:
AGACATTATCTCTTGTGGTCTGACCTCATTCTGTTCAGCACAAACATTGACCTTTCTCTGCCTTCATCTCTCTCCCCCTCCGTCCCCCCTTCCCTAGCCTGTCCGGGCACTTCAGCCTTTCAGGGACCAGCATGGCCAAGGCTGCTCCTTCTccggctgcagggagcagtCAGCCCCATTCCCGGccatccctcctctcctccttccccaggcaggagCACCCTGGCCCCAGGCTGTCATCCTACCTGCGCTGCTGAGAAGCTTTCGGGCACGTCCCAATGGGCTAAGCACCAAATCTCCCCAAACTCTGGGTATTTAAATGTTGGGGACTACAGCTAGGGGAGACACGTTAAATGCTGCACTGCTCTTTCCTCGTTACCTGCTGCTGTGCACAGCCCGGACAGTGATCCTGGGACTCATGGGTGGTGGCTTTTCCTTGGTTGATGTGATGGTTATGCATGAGGGCAGCAGCATAGGGGTTTTTTGGCTCTTGAGAGCCTGTCCTGCCAACACTGTTGCGGCTGGGGTGTGTGGGGTGTCTCATAGCAGGACTTTTATTCCAAGACACTATTATTTCCAGACCTGCGGACCATCAGTGTGTGAGATGTCATCTTCCAATAAGACTGGGTCCAGCCCCCTGATCTTCATCCTCACCGGCATTCCCAGTCTGCCAACGAGCAGCTACTGGATGGCATTGCCTCTCTGCTGCCTGTACCTCCTCATGCTCCTGGGGAACTGCACCTTACTCTGGATGATAAAGACAGACCACAGCCTCCATACACCGATGTACTATTTCCTGTCCATGCTGTCTGTGGCAGACCTGGGCTTGTCTCTCTCCACCCTGCCCACTATGCTGGCCATTTTCTGGTTCGAGTCCACCTCCCTCCGTTTCGAGGCATGCATTGTCCAGATGTACTTCATCCACTCCTTCTCTGCCATCGAGTCTGGGGTCCTGGTGGCCATGGCTTTTGATCGCTTTGTTGCTATTTGCTACCCTTTGCGCTATGCCTCTGTCCTGACGAGCTCCCTGATAATGAAGGTGGGGGGGGCAATCTTCATGCGGGGCATCTGTGTGGTGCTACCTGTTGCTCTCCTTATTAAGAATATGCCTTTTTGCAGGCCCCGTGTCCTGTCTCACTCCTTCTGCCTGCACCAGGACATGCTGAGGCTCGTTTGTGGGGATGTCAGAGTCAACAGCTTGTATGGGCTGACGGCAGTGATAGTCACCAAGGGACTGGACTCCCTGACCATCCTCCTGTCTTACATGATGATTATCAGGGCCATCTTGAGCATTGTCTCCCAGGAAGCACAAGCCAAAGCCTTTAGCACGTGCATCTCCCATCTCTGTGCCGTCCTGATCTTCTACATCCCACTGATTGGCTTGTCCATCATCCACAGGTTTGGGAAGCACCTGCCCCCCCTCACTCACACACTCCTGGCCGATGCCTACCTCCTGGTGCCTCCTGTCCTGAACCCACTCGTGTACAGCTGGAAAACCAAGCAGATCCGCAGGCGGTTCCTCATCCTGCTCTGCCAGAGAGGGACCCAGCAGGAGGTCTAGTCCCAG
This region includes:
- the LOC115353346 gene encoding olfactory receptor 51E1-like, translating into MSSSNKTGSSPLIFILTGIPSLPTSSYWMALPLCCLYLLMLLGNCTLLWMIKTDHSLHTPMYYFLSMLSVADLGLSLSTLPTMLAIFWFESTSLRFEACIVQMYFIHSFSAIESGVLVAMAFDRFVAICYPLRYASVLTSSLIMKVGGAIFMRGICVVLPVALLIKNMPFCRPRVLSHSFCLHQDMLRLVCGDVRVNSLYGLTAVIVTKGLDSLTILLSYMMIIRAILSIVSQEAQAKAFSTCISHLCAVLIFYIPLIGLSIIHRFGKHLPPLTHTLLADAYLLVPPVLNPLVYSWKTKQIRRRICRIILVSSCGSK